The Chloroflexota bacterium DNA segment TACCGCTCAGGCCGCATCTCGAACCCTGGCCTGCCGCGTCGCGCTGAGCGGCTCCAGCCAGCCCTTTTCGGCGTCCTCTGCGCGCTGGCAGCGTACCCAGTCCTCCGCAGCATCGGGGCGGCCCAGGTGTTCGTGCAGTTGGACGCGGGACTCCTGCTGCAGATGGTCTTCCTGGCGTTCGTGACGATCTGGTGGAAGATCAGCTACCACGCGGCAGGCTCGGCCGGGCTGGCGATGGTGATCCTGGCCTGGGGCGGCATGGTGGCCGCGTTACCCCTGGCGATGCTGGCCGTGGTGATCGGGTGGGCGCGGGTGCGGCTGGACCGGCACACGCCGGCCCAGGTGGCGGCCGGCTGGATGAGCGCGCTGCCGCTGATGTGGTGGATCTGGCCGAGGTAGCAAGCGCGCGGCGCGCCGTGTCCGCAGGCGTCTGCGCCCGAGCACCGTCCGACGCACATCGCGCCGTTCCATGTGCGAGAATGCTGCGCCGTGACCGTACCGGCCCTGACCGTACCCACACGGTACCATCTCACGGTCGAATCCGCCCCTGGAGCCTGACGTTGCGACGACGCCTCCTGACCGTTCTTTCCGTCCTGCTGCTGGTAACGGCCCTGCATGCCTCACCAGCGGAGGCCCGTGACTTCAACCTCTCGTTCGTGCCGGGCAAGAGCTACGGCGTGGTCTCGGGCGCGGTCATCCGTGGCGAACGCGACAACTACGTCTTCGGCGCGCGCCCCGGCCAGTTCATCTCGGTGGCCGTCATGTCGGCGGAAGACAACGCCGTCGTCGAGCTGTCGATCCGCCAGTTCGGCGCGTGGGTCACCCTGGACGACCAGTACGAGACCCGTACACTCTACGGCGAGCTGCCAGAGTCCGAGGGGGGCCAGTACCGGCTGAGCGTCGGCGGGACGCGTGGGAACGCCACCTACGACATGTTCGTCGGGATCTCGGCAGTTGGGCCGTAAGGGCGCCCTCCGGAACCGCGCAGATCACACGTCGTTATGAGAGAATGAGCGTGGCGGCCTGCGGCGCGTGCGGGCCATCCAGCGGGCGTGGGTGCGCCGCCCCCGACGCGCCATCTCGAAGAGGAGAGGGCGATGCCCGACCTGGAACATCTCTCCCTCTACGCAGATTGGGACGCCCGAGCAGGCGACCATCTTGTGCGGAACTATCCGGCGCGGGGGCAGCGGACGCCCGAGCACGCCGTCCTTGAACGGCTCGCTGCCGAGGGCTGGAAGCTGGTCTCGACCGCACCCACCACCTCCCAGCGGCTGCACGGCGAGCAGAGCCACCTGCTGAACTTCGAGCGCTCCCAGCCGAGCGCCCGCCGAGCCTCGGCCGGCCGAACGATGCGGATCATCGCTGGCGGCGGCGTCGTCAAGGTGATCCGCGCCTGCCCCTGGACGCACATCGGCGCGGAGGCCACCACGCCCAGGGGCCTGCACCTGAAGTTTCTCGGGGTGACCCGTCTCAAGCGCGGCGCGCCAGACTCCGAGCTGCTGGGCGAGTCGGAGTTCTCGCAGGAACGGTCAGCCGAGTTCACGGGGCTGGTCTCGATTCGCGGCTTTGACGACTTGACCGACGCCGCGGCGCCGCCCGACCTCTTCTGCCAGTTCGTGTACGGCAACGTGGACGGCACCTACCTGGACGATGTCCATGAGCCCGAGCGGCTGGACCTCAGCGAGGCCGGGCTGATCGTCGGGATGCCGTTCGGGACGGCGCATCTGGTGCCACGGGTGCCGCTGCGGCCGTCCCGCTTCGAGTACCTGATCTTCACGGGCGCTCCGGTGCTGTGCGAACGGAGCCGCATGCTGGTGCGGTACCGCTTCACCATCGCACCGTCGTAGGGGCCAGGGAACAAGGTTCAGGGAACAGACGCCCGGGAGACGAGGGGCGGGCCGGCAGGCCGATGCTCCGCCGCGTCAGTGAAAGCTCGCGCCGCCGTTGACGTGGATCGTCTGGCCGGTGATGAAGCTGCTCTCGTCGCTGACCAGGAACAGGCAGGTGGCGGCGATCTCCTCCGGCGTGCCCTGCCGTCCCAGCGGGATGCCAGCCGCATTCGGCGGCCGGCCGGCGTACCATTCGGGGTTCGCGCGGGACGTGTCGATGCTGCCCGGCGAGACGACGTTGACCCGAATGTTGTCGGGCGCGAACTCGGCGGCGAGGCTGCGCGCCAGCCCGATCAGCCCGTACTTGGCCGCTGACACCAGTGCGCGCCGCGGACCGCCAGCGAACGCGCCGACGCCCACGAAAAACAGGATCCGGCCGTACTGGTTCGCCACCATGCTGTCGATGACGGCCCGCGTCAGGTAGAGCGCCCCGTCCAGCACCACGCCGCGCACCGTCTCCCAATCCTCAGCCGTCGTCTCGCGGAACGGCTTGTGCGGGCGGATCGCCGCGTTGTTGATCAGGATGTCGATGCGCCCGAAGGCGTCCATCGCCTGGGCCACCATCGCCTCGACCTGGTCCGGCTGGCCGACATCGGCGACGATTGACAGTGCCTTGACCCCGCGCTTCCTGGCCTCGTCGGCCACGGCGTCGGCCTCTGCCCGGTTGCTCCGCGCGTTGACGATCGCATGCGCGCCCTCGTCGGCCAGCCGCAGCACCGTCGCCCGCCCGATGTTACGGCCCGAGCCGGTGACGAGCGCCACCTTTCCGTCAAGCTTCCCCATATGTGTGCCCCCTCCCGAGCCGCCCATCGCCGCCGCTACTCGCGCCAGAAGTCGTCGCTCTCCAGGTACGGCCAGAACGGCCGGTCCTGCTGCTGAGCTGGATCGGCGGAAGATGCTGCCTCGTCGTCAGCTGCAGGGCGCTCGCCGTCGCTGCGCGCTGACTGGCGTGCAGCCGCCCGGAGCCACTGCTCGATGCTCTGGATCGTCGCGTCATGCATGGCTGCCTCGCCGCCTGACCACAGTCCACGGTCACCAGCAAAGTCCCAGTCTCGACCATTGTACGCCGCCATCTCTGGCGAGGCTGCACGCCACGCTCCATCATCAGGGCGATTGCATGTTGATGTCGTCGTGCCGCCGCGTCGGGGCTTGAAAGCCCCGCCTACCATCCTGCAGTCGCTGCGCGACGCCCCGGTCTCACCAGACGACGCCGTTCCCGACGGCCGTCGCGCAGCGACGGCGTGACTGTAGGCGGGGACTTCAGTCCCCGACCGCCCGTTCCATGATGCTCCGGGGACACCAATGAACATGCAATCGCCCTGCACGTGCGTGTCTGGTACTGGCGCGCGCTGCCGTCTCTGGGCGACGATGACCGCGTACACCCCCGGACGCACGCACGGAAAGGACACCAACACGGTGAGCATGTCCAGCACCTCGCCGCGCATCACCCTGAACGACGGCTCGACCATCCCCCAGATCGGGTTCGGCACGCTGAACGTGCCGCCAGACCGCAGCCCCACCCCGGAGAACACCCGGAAGACGGCCGAGGTCGTCAGGCTGGCCCTCGAGCTCGGGTACCGGCACGTCGACACGGCCCAGAGCTACGGCAACGAGCGCGGCGTGGGCGAGGCCATCGCCGCCGCTGGCATCCCGCGCGCAGAGCTGTACGTCACCAGCAAGCTCGGCAACGGCAACCACCGGCCGGACGACGTGCGCCGCTCGTTTGACGAGACGATGGCGAAGCTCAAGCTGGAGCGGCTCGACCTCTTCTTGATCCACTGGCCGCTGCCGACGCTCTACGACGGCGACTTCGTCTCGACCTGGAAGGCGATGGTCGGGCTGCTCGCGGACGGCCGGCTCACCAGCGTCGGCGTGTCGAACTTCCAGCCCAGCCACCTCGACCGCATCGTCGGCGAGACGGGGGCCGTGCCGGCCGTGAACCAGATCGAGGTGCACCCGTACTTCACCAACGTCGCGGCCCGCGCGGCGTCCGCCCGGCACGGTGTGGCGGTCGAAGCCTGGAGTCCGCTCGGCCAGGGCGTGCTGCTGGACGATGGGGCGATTGGCCGGATCGCGGCGGCCCACGGGAAGACAGTCGCCCAGGTCGCGCTGCGCTGGCACGTCCAGCACGGCCACATCATCTTCCCGAAGTCCGCGCACCGCGAGCGGATGCAGGAGAACCTGGCGGTCTTCGACTTCGAGCTGTCGGCCGAGGAGATGGCGACGCTCGACGGGCTGGACCGGGGTGAGCGCGGGCGCACCGGACCGAACCCGGACACGTTCGCGCCGCGCCTCTGACCCGCGAGTCTGGCGCTCGGTCACCCTGCACGCATGGGTTCGTCATCTCGGCGACAGCAGCGCACAAGCATACCTCACCCTATCATCGCGCCCCCATGCGGCAGGCGCAGGGCAAGCGTCGCGGGGAACGAGCGCAACATACCCGTCATCCCGACCGTAGCGAGGAACGAGCGGAGTGGAAGGGATCTTCCTCAGATCCGTTGCCCAGCCGACCGTGGAAGATCCCTCGACTGCGTTCGCACGCTCACGTCGCTCGGGATGACGGTGACGGGAGCAGGTCACTCCGCTCGGGCTGACGAATGTGCCGTTGGCTTCCGCGTGGCCGAGTGCTGGATCGCACTATCCGTAAGCAGCGCACGGTCGTGTCCTCCGCCCAGCAGAGCGAGACCGGCCAGGGACCAGTCTCCACGCTACACAGCGATCGCGCCAGCCGGGCCTACCAGCCGCCAGACCCGCCCGAACCGACGAACGTCGGCCAGGAGCCGCAGTCATCCGTCACCGTGAAGCGGGCCATCGCTGCGCCGGCTGCCGTCCGCTGCACGACGAACGTCGTCTGGGTCGTGCCGTTCGGGTAGGTCACCGTGTACGGGCCGGCCCCGGCCGGCTGCCCGGGGATCTCGTAGGCGGCGCGCGTGGCCTGCTGGAACTGGATCGACTTCAGCGTGTTCGTCGCGAAGCCCGGGTGGCTGCTGGTCGAGACCGTCACCTGAAGCCGCCCCGTTCCGACCACAGCCGTTGCCATATTCACCCGAGGCCGAGGCGCGCAGGCGCTGCTCGGTGGCGGCGTCGGCGTAGTGGTCGGCCCGAGCGTCGCCGTGTAGACCACGTCTGTCACGCCAACGGTCACGTTCTGCTGCTGCGCGCCGCCGTGCCCCCAGCTCACGAACTGCTCGCCGCTGCCGGCCGTCACCCCGATGGTGTGCGTGGAGCCGGCAACCGTCGTCGTGCTGAACGGCGCGGTGTGGGTAGCGCTGTCGTAGAGGACTGCCGCGCCGGGCGGCAGCGTGTTGATGGTGACCTGGACCGTCTGTGGGTTCAGTTGCCGCGTGACGGTGGTGGTCAGGCCGCCGTTGTCCGTCGCCGTCAGCCGCACCTCGAAGAAGCTGCCGTCACCGTGGTCCGGCACGGTGAACTGGGCCGTCGCGCCGTTCAGCGTCACGAACGGGTGATCGTGGCAGGCCGCCCCGAAGCCCGGGCAGTGCTTGAGGATCACATCCCAGCGCAGGCCGCTTGTGGGGATCGTCCCGTCTTGCACGTCGGTGGCCGAGCCTGACAGCTGGATCACGTCGCCCACCTTGAACTGCTGGCTCACCGTGGGCGAGGTGATCGTCGGCGCCGGCGGCGCGTTCGGGATGCGCGGAGCCCAGGTCAGCCGCATCTCGGCGGCGCAGCAGTCATCCCAGTATTCGGCCATGACGGTGTGCTGCCCGGCCGTCATCGTCTTCGTGCCCACGACATTGTTGGCCGCCCCGCTGCCCCAGTCATCGACGATCTGCTCGCCGTCGATCCAGACGCGCGCGCCATCGTCGCTGCGAGCCGTGAAGTCGTAGACGCCGTCGCTGAAGGTGAACCGCCCGATCCACCGGACCGAGAAATGGTCGTCCCCGAAGCCGGCCGTCGGCGGGCCGCCGCCCCAATCGTGATTGATGGTCGCCTCGCACGCCTGGTACGAGGGCGCGCCCGCGAGCGTCTCGTTCTGGTAGTACTCGGCGCGGAACTGGCCGTCCGGGCACGAGAGCGGCGTGTACGAGCCGGCAAAGCGGATGCGCCGCAGCTCGCCCGGGCCGATGGCGAGGTACCAGAGCGATCCGTCCGAGGCCATCTCCAGCTGGACCGGGCCGCCCAGGTCCGTCGCGAAGACGTTCGGCGCGCCCTCCAACTGGTTGCTGGCATTGATGCGGACGCTGTTGATCCAGCCGCGCGCGTAGTCCAGGTAGAAGAGAGCGTTCTGGTAGGTTGGCGGGAAGACGTTCGCGGTGTAGAACGTGCCGGCCAGCGCAGCAGCCTGCCAGCCGTCATGGTTCCACTCCAGAAGCGGCGCCTTCACAGCGCTCGGCCCCTGGCTGTAGAGCGCCGTGCAGACCGGAAACCCCTGATAGCCGGCCTGGACCTGCGAACCTTCGTAGCAGGGCCAGCCGGCGTTTGCGCCGGCCGGGATGACGTCGATCTCCTCCCGCTCGGACCAGCCGACATCGCCGACAAACGGCATGTTCGTGCCCGGCTTCAGCACGATCCGGAACGGGTTGCGAAACCCCTTCGCCCACAGCTTCGAGTTCGTGTGGCCCGCGTTCCCGTTCCACCAGGGGTTCGAGCTGATGCCCTGGCCGGTATCCGTCACCCGCAGGATCTTGCCGGCCAGGCTGTCGCTGTCCTGGGCGCGCAAGGCCAGCGCGTCCACCACCCCGAAGTTCGCGGCGTCGCCCGTCGAGACGAAGAGGTAGCCGTTCGAGTCGAAGCGCAGCGAGCCGCCGTCGTGGGAGATGTCGTCGGCGGGGAGGCAGTCGGACGGGCCGGCCGGGCAGCCGCTCCCGGACACCGACCCGAGGATGACCTGCGCCGACGCCGGGTTCGCCGTGTTGCCGGCCAGCGTGTAGCGTACGACCCGGTTGGTCTTGGGGCCGGCCGGATCGGCGGCATTGTGCTCGTAGGTGTAGTACAGGTAGAAGTAGCCGTTCGAGCCGAACCCCGGGTGCAGGGCCAGCCCGAGCAGGCCACGGTCGTGGTAG contains these protein-coding regions:
- a CDS encoding PQQ-dependent sugar dehydrogenase, with product MILLLTLGTVSALDQSLMPGGAPEPRSGPFQPRGFVRVIDGDTFEVTIDGRRVYAGVLGIVAPPFGTECGTAARSQLQALIGRGVILRDDPANLFDARKRRLYVVQTVANQSVAVAMLQAGLARTTGIGPEAAAMAAAEAKARQDGTGCVWGGPLPAPRTAAGRVGIAAAGTVLTGFADETMASGLNFPTGFAFLPTSNRVLVLEKEGLVRLVENGVLATTPVLDLRSSVNSYHDRGLLGLALHPGFGSNGYFYLYYTYEHNAADPAGPKTNRVVRYTLAGNTANPASAQVILGSVSGSGCPAGPSDCLPADDISHDGGSLRFDSNGYLFVSTGDAANFGVVDALALRAQDSDSLAGKILRVTDTGQGISSNPWWNGNAGHTNSKLWAKGFRNPFRIVLKPGTNMPFVGDVGWSEREEIDVIPAGANAGWPCYEGSQVQAGYQGFPVCTALYSQGPSAVKAPLLEWNHDGWQAAALAGTFYTANVFPPTYQNALFYLDYARGWINSVRINASNQLEGAPNVFATDLGGPVQLEMASDGSLWYLAIGPGELRRIRFAGSYTPLSCPDGQFRAEYYQNETLAGAPSYQACEATINHDWGGGPPTAGFGDDHFSVRWIGRFTFSDGVYDFTARSDDGARVWIDGEQIVDDWGSGAANNVVGTKTMTAGQHTVMAEYWDDCCAAEMRLTWAPRIPNAPPAPTITSPTVSQQFKVGDVIQLSGSATDVQDGTIPTSGLRWDVILKHCPGFGAACHDHPFVTLNGATAQFTVPDHGDGSFFEVRLTATDNGGLTTTVTRQLNPQTVQVTINTLPPGAAVLYDSATHTAPFSTTTVAGSTHTIGVTAGSGEQFVSWGHGGAQQQNVTVGVTDVVYTATLGPTTTPTPPPSSACAPRPRVNMATAVVGTGRLQVTVSTSSHPGFATNTLKSIQFQQATRAAYEIPGQPAGAGPYTVTYPNGTTQTTFVVQRTAAGAAMARFTVTDDCGSWPTFVGSGGSGGW
- a CDS encoding aldo/keto reductase → MSSTSPRITLNDGSTIPQIGFGTLNVPPDRSPTPENTRKTAEVVRLALELGYRHVDTAQSYGNERGVGEAIAAAGIPRAELYVTSKLGNGNHRPDDVRRSFDETMAKLKLERLDLFLIHWPLPTLYDGDFVSTWKAMVGLLADGRLTSVGVSNFQPSHLDRIVGETGAVPAVNQIEVHPYFTNVAARAASARHGVAVEAWSPLGQGVLLDDGAIGRIAAAHGKTVAQVALRWHVQHGHIIFPKSAHRERMQENLAVFDFELSAEEMATLDGLDRGERGRTGPNPDTFAPRL
- the fabG gene encoding 3-oxoacyl-ACP reductase FabG translates to MGKLDGKVALVTGSGRNIGRATVLRLADEGAHAIVNARSNRAEADAVADEARKRGVKALSIVADVGQPDQVEAMVAQAMDAFGRIDILINNAAIRPHKPFRETTAEDWETVRGVVLDGALYLTRAVIDSMVANQYGRILFFVGVGAFAGGPRRALVSAAKYGLIGLARSLAAEFAPDNIRVNVVSPGSIDTSRANPEWYAGRPPNAAGIPLGRQGTPEEIAATCLFLVSDESSFITGQTIHVNGGASFH